The Pontibacter korlensis sequence CCCCCACCAGGATACCGATACCCTGACCTTGCAATGCCGCGAAAGCATCTTCATCTGTAAGGTCGTCGCCAATGTACAGCGGAATTATATCAGGTTTATTCAGATCCAGTTCCTCCATCAACCAATGCACTGCTTTTCCTTTGTGCCAATCCAGGTTCGGCTTAAGCTCCATGATCTTTTTGCCAGGTCCAGGCTTAAGTTCATCATGTTTAGCTATTACATCCTGTGCTACCTCAATAACCTGATTAACCTGCTCCTCTGGCACGTTTCTGTAATGCACGGCAATAGCGTAACGCTTGCGCTCTACCAGCGCTCCTTCAATACCGCGAAGACGCTCATTGAGCTCTACCTGTGCTTTATCCAGCGCAGGTATGGCAGCTGCAGCTCCCCCTGGTTCTGTATGCATGTTATTAGGACCAGAGATATCAAAACCGTGAGAGCCGGCATAGTATAGATTATCCAGCTTAACCAATTGCTCCACATTAGCTCTGTCGCGCCCGCTTACTACTGCTACAGGGCAGAGTTCTGCCACGCGCTGCAATGTAGTGCGCATTTGATCTGACAGAACAGCTTTATCCGGATCTTTCACAATAGGACTCAAACAGCCGTCGTAATCCAGGAAAACAGCAGGCTTTTTACCCTGCAGTAGTTCCTGCACTTTATTTAGAGCTGAGGGAAGGGTGTTGCCGTCATGCTTCTGAACAGTGTTTGCAGCTATGTTTTTCATTGTAGTGTTTAAAGTTGGAAATTTTTGCAGCACCATATCGGCGCCATGTCTTTGTAATTCTGTTGCTTGGTTTGTACGGTCGATGCCCACAACCAAGCCCAAGCCTCCTGCCTTGCCTGCCTCTACTCCTGCCAATGCATCTTCAAAAATGGCTGTCTCCTGAGGAGAAACTTGCAGCCTTTTAGCAGCCTCCAAAAAAATGTCTGGTGATGGCTTTCCCTTGATGCCCAACTCTGCCGCTACAACACCATCAACCCGTACTTCAAACAGTTCCTCCAGCCCAGCAGCAGCAAGTATAGCCTTGCAGTTCTTGCTTGCCGAAATTACAGCCGTTCGCATCCCCTCTGCGCGCATTTCTCTGATAAATGCTACCGTATCAAAATATACCTCTACCCCATCCTGCTGAAGCAACTCCTGAAAATAAACATTTTTTAGGTTTCCTAAGCCTGCAACTGTTTCGATTCCTGGCTCATCTGCAGGTGCTCCCTCTGGCAGCGTGATTTCTCTGGATGCAAGAAAATTTCGTACGCCATCATAGCGAGGCATGCCATCAATATACTGTCTGTAGTCAGTTGAGATATTAAGTGGTGCATGAGGTTTACCATCTCGTCGCGCTCGCTCCTCTAAATAGGCGTCGAACATAGTTTTCCAGGCTTTGGCATGCACCCGAGCCGTCTGTGTAATCACACCATCCAAATCAAATATAAGCGCTCTTAGTCGCTTCGTTTTGATCAAATCGAATAGGTGGTTCTGAGGCATAGTGTGCTGCATAAGCCAGTATGACGTGTTGGAGGCACTCAGGAAAACATACTCCTCAAAACTGCATTAGGTTTTTACTTTATGCTTTAAGGAGCTGTTGCAGGACGCAGATTAAGATAAGCAGAATGGCTATAAAACAGAGAGCCTCTTTTGCAAAAGAGGCTCTCTGTTTTAAGTCGTATAAAATATTAGCACTTATAAGGATGCAGCCTTGGCTTTGAGCTCAGAGCTAAACCCATTTATTACTACATCAACATCCTCTGCATTGAGTTTCTCCTTAGAGATGCTTCGGTCTACACCTACAATCAGTCCAAAACCACCAGCTTTAGCACCTTCTATGCCGGCAGCAGTATCTTCAAAAACAGCAGTTTCCTGTGGTTCTACGCCAAGTCTACGGGCAGCCTCCAGGTAAATATCTGGAGCCGGCTTGCTCTTCAGCTTTAGCTCATTTGCTACTACTTTGTCTACTCGTACTTCAAAAAGCTTATCTAAACCTGCACGGCGAAGTATGGTCAGACAGTTTCTGCTGGCAGAGACGATGGCTGTTTTCATACCTGCTTCCTGCTGCTCTTTTATCCAGTCAATGGCATCATCAAACACAACCACACCATTCTGCTTTAACAGCTCATGGAAGTATAAGTCTTTGCGCTCCCCTAAGCCTACAAGAGTATTGCTACCTGCATCTTCAGTTGCAGTACCTTCTGGCAGTGTAATCCCGCGCGACTCCATAAAATTACGCATGGCATCTAAGCGAGGCACATCGTGCACGTACTTCTGGTAATCCTCTTTCAGGTGAAAAGGCTTATAGCTTTTCCCGTCCTGTTCTCCACGCTGTTTCAGGAAAGAATCACACAGTTTTTTCCATGCTTCGGCATGCAACCCTGCAGTGTTTGTAATCACACCATCCATATCCAGGATAAGGGCTTTTATTTTTTTCTCTTGTATTAGATTACTCAGATTACTCATAAAGTATAAGCTTTTCTTGATAGGTTTCTTACAATAATCTACAGCCAGGCTCCATCCTACAATCAGCGACTCAGGCAGTTTTCAAAGGCAGCTTTAACGATAGGCCCGCTTTTTTATACTGCATGGGAGCTGCAGCCCTGCATCCGGCTCATCAAATATAGGTACATGCCCTCATAGTTTCAGCATCTACGGGCATTAAATTACAGATGTTTGGCACCCACAAATCTGTGTGTAAACTCAAACATGTTTCTAAATAAACGGTGGCCGGACCTTATCTGATGTGCTTCTGAATGTTATACAAAATGTACTTGCTCTTCTTAAAGCTATACGTTGTCCAGCTTTTTCCTGCTAACCCATTTATAAATCTCTGCAACCCAAATCACCAAGGTAGACAGGACAAAAATGATTAGCAGGTCTACGATAGGCAGCTTTTCGAAGCGAAAAACGCCACTCAGGAAAGGCGTATAGACAACAATCAACTGCAACAGAACAGAAGCAATAAAGGCCATATTAACATATTTGTTACTGAAAATGCCTATCCCGAATACAGAGTACTCCAGCGAACGCATGTTAAATGTGTTGAAAACCTGGGTCATGGAGATAACAATGAAAACAGCGGTTCGGGCCGTTTCTTCGCCTTGTGGCAAATAGTAGGCGAAAGAGGCTAGTGCCAATCCTAACATTACCACGCTCATCAACAGAATGTAAGGCACCACACTCCTATCCAGGATATTAACATCGCGGGGAATAGGCTTGTGCTTCATTATATCACCGTGGCCACGTTCTGTTGCCAGCCCAAGCTCCATCACACCATCAGTTACTAAGTTTACCCAAAGTATCTGCGTAGCTGTAAGCGGGAAAGGCCAGCCTAGTATAATGGTGATGATAAAAACAGAGACAAAAGCAAAGTTTGTAGTAAGCAGGAAAAAACTGGTTTGGCGCACGTTCTGAAACACAATGCGCCCCTCCCTTACTGCTCGTACTATGGTAGCAAAGTTATCATCAGACAGCACGATTTGGGAGGCATCTTTGGCAACATCAGTGCCTCTGATTCCCATAGCTATGCCTACGTCGGCACGTTTAAGAGCAGGCGCATCGTTCACACCATCACCTGTCATGGCAATCAGGTGGCCTTTGCTTTGCAGATGCTCTGCTATGCGCAGCTTTGTATTGGGGCTTACGCGCGTGAACACCGACACATGGTCTACCAGCTCCTCAAACTGCCTATCATCTACCTCCAGCTCATCTTCCTGAAGCGCCAACGGATACTTACCCTCACCTGCGTCAGCATCTAAAATACCCACTTCGCGTGCAATTGCTGCCCCCGTTTTCTTATGGTCGCCGGTAACCATTATCACCCGTATCCCAGCTGATTTACAGTCACTCACAGCTTCCTGAACGCCTGTTCGTGGGGGGTCCACAATGCCTGTGATGCCTACCCAGACTAAGTTCTTCACCTCATCTGCTTTTGCAACACTATTTGAGGCATCAGCCTCAACGTAAGCTAAACCAAGCACACGCATGGCCTTATCGGCCCATTCATCGTTTTTGTTCTGTATGCGTAGCCGCAGCTCCTCGGTTAGCTCCTGCAGTCCCTGTTTTGTAAGTATGCGGTTGCTGAGCTTCAGTATCTTTTCTGGTGCGCCTACCACTAACAGCTCCCGCTGCCCCTCTACCTCTACCAATGTTGCTCTAAACTTCTGCTCTGAGCTAAAAGGCAGGTCATCTATTTGCTTTACCTCCGGCAGTAAACCCTTCTCTTTTGCTAGTGCTTTTTTTGCCAGCACTAGCAGTGCGACCTCTGTAGGGTCACCGGTGACTTCTGGCTCTGCCGATTTGCCACCTTCACCAGCCTTAGGCTTCCCTAAGTGGGCATTATTGCACTCTTTAGAGATGAGCAGAAGCTTTTGAAGCACCGGGTTATCGGCGGCGGTTATACTTTGCCCCTCATGCCTTAGCTCCCCATCCACGGCATAACCTGTACCTGAAACTTCTACTTCAGAGCCGTCTCCCAGATAAACGGAGCCTACAGTAAGTACACTTTTGGTAAGTGTCCCGGTTTTATCAGTAAGTATAACCGATACCGAACCGAGCATTTCTGTAGAGGTAAACTCACGGGTAATCGCGTTTTGCTTAGCCATCCGGTTAGCTCCTATTGCCAACACTATAGTGATCACAGCAGGAAGCCCTTCCGGGATAGAAGAAACCAGCGTAGCTACTGTCACCAGCAGCACCTCCTCAAAAGCATAGTCGCGGTAGAAATAGCCAAGAAGGAAAACGAGTGTTGATGTACCTATGGCAATAAAAGCCATTTGCTTGGCCAGCCTTTCGGTTTTCTTTCTGAAGTTAGTAGTGGTAGCTTTTATCGATCCCAGGGATTGTGAAATCTTACCGAGCTCTGTAGCACCGCCTATAGCTGCCACTACGGCAGTGGCTGAACCCCTGGCTACGTGGGTACCCTTCCAGAGCATATTGGTTTTATCGCCAAGGTTGGTTTTTTCATCCAGCGGCTCCGTGTGCTTCTCAATCGGGAGCGATTCTCCTGTTAATGAAGCCTCTATGGTCTGCAGGTTTTTTCCACGTATCAGGCGTGCATCAGCAGGTATACTATCACCCTCTTCCAGTTGAATGATATCACCTGGTACCAACTCCCGCGCCTCTAAGGTTCTCAGTTGCCCGTTCCGCAGTACTTTCGCCTCCTGCTTCAGCATGCTCTTGAGCGCCTGTATAGCTTTTTCGGCACGGTACTCCTGAAAGAAGCCCAACACGGCATTAAACATAATGACCCCCAAAATTACATATACGTCCACCATATGGCCTGCATACCAAGCCACACCGGCTGCTATTACCAGCACCAGTATCAGAAAATCCTTAAACTGGTTTAGAAAGAGAAGTATCGGGTTGATTCCCTCTTTCCCGGTAAGTTCGTTGGGGCCATACTCCTGCTGCCTTCGCTTGGCCTCTTCGTCTGTTAAACCGTCCGGCTGACTTTGTAATTTCTCCAGTGCTTCCTCAACTGTAACACTGTGATAGGGGAATTTCTGTTCTATTGCCATGTGCTTCTGCAGCGTTCAGAGTTGGGTGATCTAGGAAATTTATGCGGTGTATACTATGGAATTCCATCCGTCCTCTCATTAGGTGGTACATGGGGTCCCTGTTCGGGACGTGTAGCATGCGTGTCTCCTCCCGTGATGTACTTGGAATGTGGTGGGGTGCGCTTGCCGTCATCCTCCCGTAAGATTTTATTCTTCTTCCCTGAGTTCTGCGCCTGGTCTTTCTGATCGTCTCTCATAATGTTAAACTTAAAATAACTCTTATCCTTCTTCTCTTATAATACTACAGGTAAAAGCAGACTTCCTACCTCTATACCCATCTCCTTTACTAGCTGCAACACAATACTTTACCTACGCAGCTTGCTACAAATTGATATTGTGTAGCCAGATATTAACCGCTGCTAACCCTGTCCAATATTTCGCCCGGAATTTCTTAATTTTGACATCGCAGTCTATATTGCATTTATACTTTATAAGAGAATACCCAACTCAGCCGTAACCCGATAGATAAAATCGTAGTAGTTGAAGCCGGGTGTTTAAACCTCAACAAGACCATAATACTATGCTGAAGAACTTCCCGCCAATCAAAACAGAAGCCTGGAGAAAACTGGAAGAGCACTATAAAAATGTGCAACCACAACACCTCCGTGACCTGTTTGCTCAGGACCCGCAACGTTTCGAAAAGTTAACGTTCCGCCTGAACGATACGCTTTATGACCTGTCTAAGAACCGTATTACACAGGAAACAGTACACCTGCTAACGCAGCTGGCGGAGGAAATGGACGTACCAGGCGCAATTGAGAGCTTGTTCGGCGGTGAAAAGATAAACGCCACAGAAAACCGTGCAGTGCTGCACACTGCCCTGCGTAATTTTACAGATGAGCAACTGCAGGTAGATGGAGAGAATGCCCTGCAGGAGGTACGCCAGGTACAGGAGCAAATGCGAAGCTTCTGCAACAGGTTACATTCTGGCGAGTGGACCGGTTATACTGGCAAGCGGATTCAGAATGTAGTAAACATTGGCATTGGCGGCTCTGATCTTGGGCCAAAGATGATAGTGGAGGCACTGAAGAAGTATCAGAAGCCAGGCATAGAAGTATACTTTATCTCAAACGTTGATGGAACGGATGCTGCCGAAGTACTGCGCAGACTAGACCCTGAGACGACGCTGTTTATCATAGCATCCAAAACATTTACCACCAAAGAAACAATCACCAATGCAGAAACAGCACGTGGTTGGTTCCTGAACAAGGCTGTTGACCGCGAGCACATCAAAAAACATTTCGTGGCCCTTTCTACAAACATAGAGGCCGTTACTAAATTTGGTATTGCCGAAGAGAACGCTTTCCGTTTCTGGGATTGGGTTGGAGGCCGATTCTCCCTATGGTCTGCTATTGGCCTATCGGTTGCCTGTGCCTTAGGCTACGATAAATTCGAAGAGCTGCTGCGTGGTGCAGAGTCCATGGACAAGCACTTCCGCCAGGCTCCGATACAAGAGAACATTCCGGTGCTGATGGCACTGTTAAGCATCTGGTATACGAACTTCTTTGGCTGCCAGACTCATGCTATCCTTCCGTATGACCAGTACCTGCGCCTGTTGCCAGAGTACCTGCAACAGCTGCTTATGGAAAGCAACGGTAAGAGTACCGACCGCAACGGGAACCGAGTTGATTACCAAACACAGCCTGTGGTATGGGGAGCAGCAGGCACTAACAGCCAGCACTCCTTCTTCCAGCTGATCCACCAGGGTACCATACTTATTCCTTGTGATTTTATCGCCCCGGCACAAAGTCACAATCCTATTGGTAACCACCACCCACTGCTACTGTCAAATTACTTTGCCCAGACAGAGGCGCTTTTGAAAGGCAAGAATGCAGAAGAGGTACGCCAGGAGCTGGAACAAAAAGGTATGGCTAGTGAAGAGCTAGAGCAACTGCTACCACACAAGTTGTTCGAAGGCAACAAGCCAACAACATCTATCATGATGAAGAAACTGACTCCATTTGAGCTTGGTAGCCTGGTAGCTATGTACGAGCACAAGACCTTCGTACAAGGTGTAATCTGGAATATATTCAGTTTCGACCAGTGGGGCGTAGAACTTGGTAAGCAATTAGCAGGTACGATAGAAGGTGAGTTACTGCAAGGAAAATCATCTGAGCACGACAGCTCTACCAAGGGCTTGATGGCATACTACACCGAGAATCAGTAAAAATGACTTGTTAGGAGTTAGCGGCTACCTCATTCATAACTCTTAACCTTTAAATAAACAACATGAAGCGAGTGGTGTTGGTGCTGTTAAGCAGTTTGCTGTTGAGCAGCTGTGTACAAGATGATTTCTTTCAGCACGACGCCCTGGCCACAGAAAAAGAACTTCATGGAAAAGCCGCTGCCGGTCCGGATAGCGCCTGGGTTATAGCCGGGCGCCACTACGACCGCAGCGGCTTTCATCGTTTTTTCTGGGGCAACCATAACCGTGCCCTCTGGATAACACCAGTTAAACTCCCTGTTTTCAAGCTACATTCCATCCATGGCGGATTGCGTGTTGTAAAGAAAGGTGGCGGCTACCAGACAACCAGCTTTCAGTTGCAGGATAGTTCCGGCCGCCTCTATGCCTTTCGCTCCATAGACAAAGACCCTAAGCATGTTTTAACCGAGTTCTGGCAAGGCACTTTTGTTACCAACATCCTGCGCGATCAGACATCAGCCGCTAACCCTTATGGTGCGCTCATTGTGCCACCACTAGCCAAAGCCGTTGGTGTATACCACACCACGCCTAAGTTGTACTATGTGCCTGCAGCAGACACCTCTTTTGGGAAGTACAGCCAGGAGGTACAGGGCAAGGTCTTTATGCTCGAAGAGAAGTATGAAACCCCGGCAGACTTCACCCCTCTTTTTGCTGATGATGTGATAGGTTTTGAGGAATCAGAAGATGCGTTGCGGGAGCGTTTCGAAAAAAACAACCACCACTTCAACCAAAAATCTTTTGCCCGTGCCCGTCTACTGGATTTACTGGTGGGCGACTGGGACAGGCACAAAGGCCAGTGGGACTGGGCAATTACAAGACAGGGCACAGACACTATCTATCATCCAATTCCGAAAGACAGAGATCAGGTTTTTCTTAAAATGAATGATGGCCTTATACCGTTCATTGCGACCAATAAGCTACTAGCCAGAAAGCTCCATTCCTTCGACCACAACTTCAGCGATGTGAAGGCCTACATGATTAATGCTGCCTTTATAGACCAACGCCTGTTACACGAGCTAAGCCTGGAAGACTGGCAGCAGATTGCCAGGCAAATGCAGCAACTGCTAACCGATCAGGTAATAGAACAAGCAGTGCTGGAGTTGCCTGCGCCAGTGTACACTTTAGTAGGTGATCAAATAACAAGCAACCTGAAAAGCCGCAGGGATTTGCTTGAAGAGGCTGCGGTAAAAATGTATACAATCCTAGCTAAAACTGTAGCAGTTCCTGGCTCTGATGCAGAAGAGAGATTTGAAGTAAAACGCCTTAATGATGAGCAGGTGGAGGTAATTGTAGGACGCCCACAACATGGAAAAACACCGGCTAAGGAACTATACAGACGCACTTTCCGACGAAGTGGGACAGATGAAATTATACTTTATGGATTGGGTGGAGACGACGAATTTGTGCTGTCTGGAGATGTTCAGGAAAGCATACTCCTCAAGATTTACGGGGGATTGGGAGAAGATAAGGTGGCGGATAATTCTACCGTGGCAGGCTGGAAAAAGTATACCCATATTTACGACACAAACCGTGGCAACGAGTTTACGTTTGGCTCAGAGACAAAAGACATGACAACAGACGACGTAGGGGTGCACGCTTATGATAGAGAAGGAAACTAATTCATATTTAGGAGTAAAAGAACATTACCTCCCTTTGGCCCGCTTCACTAAGTAGGCGTAGAGCACTTTATCAAAAGGCTCGCTGATATCTACAGGCACGAAATCAATTTTGTATTGGCCGCACTTCAATGCCAGTTCTCTTTTGTAATTCTCTACAGCAGTACGGTAATGATCGCGCACCTGTGATGGTTGCAGCTTAAGCTCCTGCCCTGTCTCTACATCCACAAAAACATAAGGTCTCTCAGCAAACTCAAAGTCCTCCTCTGTTCTTCTGTCCATCACATGAAACAGCAGCACCTCATGGTTCTGGTGCTTCAGGTGCTGCAGAGCTGCAAAATTAGCTTCCATTGCATCATAGCGGCTAAGCATATCGCTGAATATGACTACGAGCGAGCGCTTCGGAATCTGCTGCGCAATTTGGTGCACTACCTCTGCCACATTTGTTTCTTTGGCAGTAGGTTGCTGCTCCAACTGCTTCTGCAGGAGCAAAAGCAAGGTATGCAGGTGGGAGGCCGTAGAGCGCACTGGAGTCTGCTGCTCAATCTTGTCTGAGAAGGTAACCAGGCCTACTGCATCGCGCTGCTTACGCAGAAGTGTAGCTAAGGCTGCTGCACAGAGTGCTGAAAAGGCAAGCTTTCCGTTGTTCTCCAGCGGGTAGTACATAGAGGGCGAAACATCCAGCAGGATATGGCAGCGCAGGTTCGTCTCCTCTTCGTAGCGTTTTACAAAAAGCTTATCGGTACGGGCAAAAACTTTCCAATCTATGTGCCG is a genomic window containing:
- the otsB gene encoding trehalose-phosphatase, with protein sequence MPQNHLFDLIKTKRLRALIFDLDGVITQTARVHAKAWKTMFDAYLEERARRDGKPHAPLNISTDYRQYIDGMPRYDGVRNFLASREITLPEGAPADEPGIETVAGLGNLKNVYFQELLQQDGVEVYFDTVAFIREMRAEGMRTAVISASKNCKAILAAAGLEELFEVRVDGVVAAELGIKGKPSPDIFLEAAKRLQVSPQETAIFEDALAGVEAGKAGGLGLVVGIDRTNQATELQRHGADMVLQKFPTLNTTMKNIAANTVQKHDGNTLPSALNKVQELLQGKKPAVFLDYDGCLSPIVKDPDKAVLSDQMRTTLQRVAELCPVAVVSGRDRANVEQLVKLDNLYYAGSHGFDISGPNNMHTEPGGAAAAIPALDKAQVELNERLRGIEGALVERKRYAIAVHYRNVPEEQVNQVIEVAQDVIAKHDELKPGPGKKIMELKPNLDWHKGKAVHWLMEELDLNKPDIIPLYIGDDLTDEDAFAALQGQGIGILVGEHDEETAATYRLESVDEVQVFLEALIQELK
- a CDS encoding HAD family hydrolase, which encodes MSNLSNLIQEKKIKALILDMDGVITNTAGLHAEAWKKLCDSFLKQRGEQDGKSYKPFHLKEDYQKYVHDVPRLDAMRNFMESRGITLPEGTATEDAGSNTLVGLGERKDLYFHELLKQNGVVVFDDAIDWIKEQQEAGMKTAIVSASRNCLTILRRAGLDKLFEVRVDKVVANELKLKSKPAPDIYLEAARRLGVEPQETAVFEDTAAGIEGAKAGGFGLIVGVDRSISKEKLNAEDVDVVINGFSSELKAKAASL
- a CDS encoding cation-translocating P-type ATPase codes for the protein MAIEQKFPYHSVTVEEALEKLQSQPDGLTDEEAKRRQQEYGPNELTGKEGINPILLFLNQFKDFLILVLVIAAGVAWYAGHMVDVYVILGVIMFNAVLGFFQEYRAEKAIQALKSMLKQEAKVLRNGQLRTLEARELVPGDIIQLEEGDSIPADARLIRGKNLQTIEASLTGESLPIEKHTEPLDEKTNLGDKTNMLWKGTHVARGSATAVVAAIGGATELGKISQSLGSIKATTTNFRKKTERLAKQMAFIAIGTSTLVFLLGYFYRDYAFEEVLLVTVATLVSSIPEGLPAVITIVLAIGANRMAKQNAITREFTSTEMLGSVSVILTDKTGTLTKSVLTVGSVYLGDGSEVEVSGTGYAVDGELRHEGQSITAADNPVLQKLLLISKECNNAHLGKPKAGEGGKSAEPEVTGDPTEVALLVLAKKALAKEKGLLPEVKQIDDLPFSSEQKFRATLVEVEGQRELLVVGAPEKILKLSNRILTKQGLQELTEELRLRIQNKNDEWADKAMRVLGLAYVEADASNSVAKADEVKNLVWVGITGIVDPPRTGVQEAVSDCKSAGIRVIMVTGDHKKTGAAIAREVGILDADAGEGKYPLALQEDELEVDDRQFEELVDHVSVFTRVSPNTKLRIAEHLQSKGHLIAMTGDGVNDAPALKRADVGIAMGIRGTDVAKDASQIVLSDDNFATIVRAVREGRIVFQNVRQTSFFLLTTNFAFVSVFIITIILGWPFPLTATQILWVNLVTDGVMELGLATERGHGDIMKHKPIPRDVNILDRSVVPYILLMSVVMLGLALASFAYYLPQGEETARTAVFIVISMTQVFNTFNMRSLEYSVFGIGIFSNKYVNMAFIASVLLQLIVVYTPFLSGVFRFEKLPIVDLLIIFVLSTLVIWVAEIYKWVSRKKLDNV
- the pgi gene encoding glucose-6-phosphate isomerase, producing MLKNFPPIKTEAWRKLEEHYKNVQPQHLRDLFAQDPQRFEKLTFRLNDTLYDLSKNRITQETVHLLTQLAEEMDVPGAIESLFGGEKINATENRAVLHTALRNFTDEQLQVDGENALQEVRQVQEQMRSFCNRLHSGEWTGYTGKRIQNVVNIGIGGSDLGPKMIVEALKKYQKPGIEVYFISNVDGTDAAEVLRRLDPETTLFIIASKTFTTKETITNAETARGWFLNKAVDREHIKKHFVALSTNIEAVTKFGIAEENAFRFWDWVGGRFSLWSAIGLSVACALGYDKFEELLRGAESMDKHFRQAPIQENIPVLMALLSIWYTNFFGCQTHAILPYDQYLRLLPEYLQQLLMESNGKSTDRNGNRVDYQTQPVVWGAAGTNSQHSFFQLIHQGTILIPCDFIAPAQSHNPIGNHHPLLLSNYFAQTEALLKGKNAEEVRQELEQKGMASEELEQLLPHKLFEGNKPTTSIMMKKLTPFELGSLVAMYEHKTFVQGVIWNIFSFDQWGVELGKQLAGTIEGELLQGKSSEHDSSTKGLMAYYTENQ
- a CDS encoding DUF58 domain-containing protein; translation: MKKPLTLADVQKFENMEFLAKQLVEGFITGLHQSPYHGFSVEFSEHRLYNNGESTRHIDWKVFARTDKLFVKRYEEETNLRCHILLDVSPSMYYPLENNGKLAFSALCAAALATLLRKQRDAVGLVTFSDKIEQQTPVRSTASHLHTLLLLLQKQLEQQPTAKETNVAEVVHQIAQQIPKRSLVVIFSDMLSRYDAMEANFAALQHLKHQNHEVLLFHVMDRRTEEDFEFAERPYVFVDVETGQELKLQPSQVRDHYRTAVENYKRELALKCGQYKIDFVPVDISEPFDKVLYAYLVKRAKGR